A window from Leptospira meyeri encodes these proteins:
- the ilvD gene encoding dihydroxy-acid dehydratase, with the protein MTLNRYSRILTQDESLPASQAMIIGSGVPYEDLNKPFIGIGSTGFDGNPCNMHLTTLSALQKKSILDTKQMVGLLFNTIGVSDGITNGNDGMRYSLPSREIIADSIETIAGAHYYDGILFTAGCDKNMPGAIMAMARLNRPSIMVYGGTINGGHYKGEKLNIVSAFEAYGKKINGKITEDDFKEVIKNSCPGPGACGGMYTANTMATAIEVMGMSLPYSSSSPARSEEKKKECMNIGKYMYNLLEKDIKPSDIITPKSILNALRVVTILGGSTNAALHMIAIARTMGIPLDLEQIQKVTDTTPLLADMKPSGKYLMEDLHAIGGTPAIMKFMLREGLIDGSCLTVTGKTIAENLEGLPDLPSDQDLLRPVSNPIKKEGHIQVLYGNIAKKGAVAKITGHEGEMFEGKAICFDSEVEANLGIRDGKVKPGHVVVIRYVGPKGGPGMPEMLKPTSAIIGAGLGDNVALITDGRFSGGSHGFVVGHITPEAMEGGELALVQDGDKILIDARTNKLELIVSPDELEKRRTSWKKPPYRITSGYLWKYIQMVKDASTGCLTDR; encoded by the coding sequence ATGACTTTGAATCGATACAGCCGCATTCTTACCCAAGATGAATCCCTTCCTGCCTCCCAAGCAATGATCATTGGATCTGGGGTTCCTTATGAAGATTTAAATAAACCTTTCATTGGAATTGGAAGCACTGGGTTTGATGGAAACCCATGTAATATGCACTTAACCACTCTTTCGGCCTTACAAAAGAAAAGTATCCTAGATACAAAACAAATGGTGGGTTTATTATTTAATACGATAGGTGTGAGTGATGGGATTACCAATGGAAATGACGGGATGCGTTATTCCTTGCCATCTAGAGAGATCATTGCCGATTCCATTGAAACCATTGCAGGTGCTCATTATTATGATGGAATTCTATTCACTGCTGGATGTGATAAAAATATGCCAGGGGCCATTATGGCAATGGCAAGACTCAATCGACCATCCATCATGGTGTACGGTGGAACTATCAATGGTGGTCATTACAAAGGTGAAAAATTAAATATTGTATCTGCCTTCGAAGCTTATGGGAAAAAAATAAACGGCAAAATCACGGAAGATGATTTTAAGGAAGTAATTAAAAATTCCTGCCCTGGACCTGGAGCATGCGGTGGAATGTACACGGCCAACACTATGGCAACAGCAATTGAAGTCATGGGAATGAGTTTGCCTTATAGTTCTTCTTCTCCTGCTCGTAGTGAAGAAAAAAAGAAAGAATGTATGAATATTGGAAAGTATATGTACAATCTTTTAGAAAAGGATATCAAACCCTCCGATATCATCACTCCCAAATCCATTCTAAATGCACTTCGTGTGGTTACCATTCTTGGTGGTTCTACAAATGCGGCCTTACATATGATTGCCATTGCAAGAACCATGGGCATTCCTCTCGATTTGGAACAAATTCAAAAAGTAACTGACACAACTCCACTGTTAGCTGATATGAAACCAAGCGGAAAGTATCTTATGGAAGACCTTCATGCCATCGGGGGAACCCCTGCTATCATGAAATTCATGTTACGCGAAGGATTGATTGACGGATCTTGTTTGACTGTCACTGGAAAAACAATCGCAGAAAACTTGGAAGGACTTCCTGACCTTCCGAGTGACCAAGACTTACTTAGACCCGTCAGTAACCCCATCAAAAAAGAAGGCCATATCCAAGTTCTTTATGGTAACATTGCCAAAAAAGGTGCTGTGGCAAAAATCACAGGCCATGAAGGGGAAATGTTTGAAGGGAAGGCCATTTGTTTTGATTCTGAAGTGGAAGCAAATCTTGGGATTCGCGACGGAAAAGTCAAACCTGGCCATGTGGTTGTGATTCGTTATGTAGGACCAAAAGGCGGACCGGGAATGCCAGAGATGTTAAAACCAACTTCTGCCATCATCGGAGCCGGTCTTGGGGATAACGTAGCCCTCATTACAGACGGAAGATTTTCTGGGGGTAGCCATGGATTTGTTGTGGGTCATATCACACCAGAGGCAATGGAAGGGGGAGAATTGGCCCTTGTCCAAGATGGTGACAAAATTTTAATTGATGCTCGCACCAACAAACTTGAGTTAATTGTATCTCCAGATGAATTAGAAAAAAGAAGGACAAGTTGGAAAAAACCCCCGTACCGAATTACATCTGGATATCTTTGGAAATACATCCAGATGGTAAAGGATGCTAGTACGGGTTGCCTAACCGATCGTTAA
- a CDS encoding pirin family protein, translating into MKHKSIEYAQKLDFQWPTSDPFLFCVHHEDFYPKGNGKFGPDASLQGRQIGQDFAGKDGWRMYHGETIPGFPGHPHRGFETVTVVQRGLIDHADSQGAAGRYGDGDVQWMTAGAGIQHSEMFPLVNESGDNTLELFQIWLNLPAKNKFVEPHFKMFWNEDIPVKVATDTSGKKIKIKTVAGSLFGEKPLDPPPDSWAGDPKNEVGIYILDLDPEANFVIPGSSVGNNRNLYYFRGEGLVIDDVVVPGKHMYNLKSDIDVDLKNGSESARILILEGKPIAEPVVQYGPFVMNKQEEIQQAFDDYRKTQFGGWPWDSYDPVHVGKGRFAKHANGKEEAPRETSGNFN; encoded by the coding sequence ATGAAACACAAATCGATAGAATATGCCCAAAAACTAGACTTCCAATGGCCCACTTCAGATCCATTTTTGTTTTGTGTACACCATGAAGATTTTTATCCGAAAGGCAATGGAAAGTTTGGTCCAGATGCCTCTTTACAAGGAAGACAAATTGGCCAAGACTTTGCTGGCAAAGATGGATGGAGGATGTACCACGGAGAAACCATTCCCGGTTTTCCTGGCCACCCACACCGCGGCTTTGAAACGGTAACGGTTGTCCAAAGAGGTCTTATCGACCATGCCGATTCACAAGGTGCTGCCGGAAGGTATGGAGATGGGGATGTCCAGTGGATGACAGCTGGAGCTGGGATCCAACATTCAGAAATGTTTCCTCTCGTGAATGAATCTGGTGATAATACTTTGGAACTTTTTCAGATTTGGTTGAACCTGCCTGCAAAAAATAAATTTGTAGAACCTCACTTCAAAATGTTTTGGAACGAAGACATTCCCGTCAAAGTGGCTACTGATACTTCCGGCAAAAAAATAAAAATTAAAACGGTCGCAGGATCTTTGTTTGGTGAAAAACCACTTGATCCACCTCCAGATTCCTGGGCAGGTGATCCTAAAAACGAAGTGGGGATTTATATTTTAGATTTAGATCCGGAAGCTAACTTTGTAATTCCAGGAAGTTCTGTTGGAAACAATAGAAACCTTTATTATTTCCGCGGTGAAGGACTCGTTATAGATGATGTTGTGGTTCCAGGAAAACATATGTACAATCTAAAATCTGACATTGATGTGGATCTAAAAAACGGATCCGAATCCGCTCGTATCTTAATTTTAGAAGGAAAACCCATTGCCGAACCAGTAGTTCAGTATGGACCTTTTGTGATGAACAAACAAGAGGAAATCCAACAAGCCTTTGATGATTACCGCAAAACACAGTTTGGAGGTTGGCCGTGGGATTCTTATGATCCCGTTCACGTGGGCAAAGGAAGATTTGCCAAACACGCAAACGGAAAAGAAGAAGCTCCCAGGGAAACCAGCGGTAACTTCAATTGA
- a CDS encoding PAS domain-containing sensor histidine kinase, translating to MSILPKTYETLFADLKRLESENQVLKQSLENKDANQTNLIHALQFTQFSIDTISESILWLDSQGNIVFVNDAACQNYGYTKEELLSMQMFQVDPLFNHETWNAHWQEILDRKTFSIETINQRKDGTSFPIEVTVNLVEYAGKQYNCAIVRNITERKLAETNLRESAIRLAELNSSKDKFFSIIAHDLRGPLGTQREFTKILSEKDSKFSEIERTTYLKMLEESSDLVYSLLENLLDWARSQSGNINYQPIFIQFFDLVERVIGLLTLSANKKNVTITNQIPKNQVIYADLFMIETVIRNLISNAIKYSNANTEVTVGVLHQNKKIHSKSKLETEKLTTESQTDEIIFFVKDRGVGMKQEQIENLFRLDHKSSTKGTAQEPGTGLGLILCKEFLEKQGGKIWVESEPGVGSTFLIQLVQHTKTN from the coding sequence ATGTCGATTCTCCCTAAGACATATGAAACTTTGTTTGCTGACCTGAAACGTTTGGAATCAGAAAACCAAGTCTTAAAACAATCTTTGGAAAACAAAGATGCCAACCAAACAAACCTAATTCATGCTCTGCAATTCACACAGTTTTCGATTGATACCATTTCAGAATCCATTCTTTGGTTAGATTCTCAAGGTAATATTGTTTTCGTAAATGATGCAGCCTGCCAAAACTATGGTTATACGAAGGAAGAATTACTCTCCATGCAAATGTTTCAAGTTGATCCTTTGTTTAATCACGAAACTTGGAATGCTCATTGGCAGGAAATTTTAGATCGTAAAACATTTTCAATCGAAACAATCAACCAAAGGAAAGATGGCACCTCTTTTCCTATCGAAGTGACAGTGAATTTGGTCGAGTATGCTGGAAAACAATACAATTGTGCTATTGTTCGTAATATCACAGAACGAAAATTAGCGGAAACGAATTTACGGGAATCTGCAATTCGTTTGGCAGAACTCAACTCATCAAAAGATAAATTTTTTTCAATCATAGCTCATGACTTGCGTGGACCACTTGGCACCCAGAGGGAATTTACCAAAATTTTAAGCGAAAAAGATTCTAAATTTTCTGAAATCGAAAGAACAACTTACCTGAAAATGTTGGAAGAATCTTCTGATTTAGTTTATTCATTATTAGAAAATTTATTAGATTGGGCAAGGTCTCAAAGTGGAAATATAAACTACCAACCTATATTTATTCAATTTTTTGATCTAGTCGAAAGGGTGATTGGCCTTTTAACACTATCAGCTAACAAAAAAAATGTGACTATTACAAATCAAATTCCAAAAAACCAAGTAATTTATGCTGATTTATTTATGATTGAAACTGTAATCCGCAATTTAATTTCCAATGCCATCAAATACAGTAATGCTAATACTGAAGTAACGGTAGGAGTTTTACATCAAAACAAAAAAATACATTCTAAATCAAAATTGGAAACTGAAAAACTCACAACAGAATCTCAAACAGATGAAATCATTTTCTTTGTAAAAGATAGGGGAGTGGGAATGAAGCAGGAACAAATTGAAAATCTTTTTCGATTGGACCATAAATCTTCAACAAAAGGTACGGCGCAAGAACCGGGAACAGGACTTGGACTGATTCTCTGCAAAGAATTTTTAGAAAAACAAGGAGGTAAGATTTGGGTAGAAAGTGAACCAGGAGTGGGTTCTACTTTTTTGATACAATTAGTACAACACACAAAAACAAACTAA
- a CDS encoding 7TM diverse intracellular signaling domain-containing protein — MIFFQKKRFLFVLVLFLGTSQIESEESIIDIKDCDVSPIYLANSILVLEDPTNRLNFEDIISPKYESQFLKVKSSKEAFNFSYSNSTYWLKVSLENQSFSSKEVTFVVSYPRLETLDFYFRNPKKIKKISSGYSVPMVNRPYQSRFFVFPISFPENSHATVYFKVKSPNSINLPIQLWNKDLYERHEINDHVIQAIYFGIAFAMALFNLFLFFILNDKNYFLYVLVVTSTAVTIASHNGIASEYLWKYSPWMDQYSVNLFISVVLIFFLIFMRNLLNTKQIIPKLDRWSFVFILIQIVLPILYIYSFESWIKTLVFSHTITSFWILIIGILCSFQRQRIAYFFLLAFAFLFFALILSTLRALGYLPTNSFTIDGPQFGSAAEMMLLAFALADRYHTIIREKETAEEQVKLNLEKSNFDLEEKVKERTFTLNRTLNAMKRDLFVAKKIQENSLAIDSNLIKQLNLVYRYLPVSEVGGDFFDLSLLKESKYRILISDATGHGVHAAMITMAIKGLYDPIKNFELPPAKILEIFNEEFMDNFVSLNSLLTAMILDIDLIEKKIQYASAGHPSAVLLKKEKIELLSKTGRMIGLKKQTRYEQSEITFEKGDRLFVFTDGVFEAFNAKEEEFGEESLYHLFQSTRMQSLDEVVVHLLKTLQNFLNGQDRQDDLTILGLDL; from the coding sequence ATGATTTTTTTTCAGAAAAAAAGATTTCTCTTTGTATTGGTTTTGTTTTTAGGAACTTCTCAAATTGAGAGCGAGGAATCTATCATCGACATCAAGGATTGTGACGTTTCACCAATCTATTTAGCAAATTCGATATTAGTTTTGGAAGATCCAACAAATCGATTAAATTTCGAAGATATTATATCGCCAAAATATGAATCACAATTTTTAAAAGTAAAGTCTTCAAAGGAGGCATTTAATTTTTCTTATTCAAACTCTACCTATTGGCTGAAGGTTTCGTTAGAGAATCAAAGTTTCTCTTCTAAAGAGGTTACCTTTGTTGTTTCGTATCCAAGATTAGAAACTTTGGATTTTTATTTCCGTAACCCAAAAAAAATTAAAAAGATTTCTTCGGGTTATTCGGTTCCGATGGTGAATCGTCCTTATCAAAGTCGATTTTTTGTATTTCCAATTTCTTTTCCTGAAAATTCTCATGCGACTGTTTATTTCAAAGTAAAATCACCAAACTCTATCAATCTCCCCATTCAATTATGGAATAAAGATCTATATGAGAGGCATGAAATTAATGATCATGTTATTCAAGCCATTTATTTTGGAATTGCATTTGCAATGGCTCTGTTTAATTTGTTTTTGTTTTTTATACTCAATGATAAAAACTATTTTTTATATGTTCTTGTGGTTACGAGTACCGCAGTAACGATTGCTTCGCATAACGGAATTGCTTCTGAATATTTATGGAAATATTCTCCGTGGATGGACCAATATTCGGTGAATCTTTTTATTTCCGTCGTCTTAATCTTTTTTTTAATTTTTATGCGAAATTTGTTAAATACCAAGCAGATCATTCCTAAACTAGATCGATGGAGTTTTGTTTTTATTCTGATACAAATCGTATTACCTATTTTATACATTTATTCCTTCGAGTCCTGGATTAAAACTCTAGTGTTTAGTCATACAATTACATCTTTTTGGATTTTAATCATTGGTATTTTATGTTCGTTCCAAAGACAGAGAATTGCCTATTTTTTTCTCCTAGCCTTTGCATTTTTGTTTTTTGCTTTGATTCTTTCTACTTTGCGTGCGTTGGGTTATCTTCCTACCAATTCCTTTACCATTGACGGCCCACAATTTGGATCGGCTGCTGAAATGATGTTGCTTGCATTTGCGTTGGCGGATCGTTACCATACCATCATCAGAGAAAAAGAAACTGCGGAAGAACAAGTTAAACTTAATTTAGAAAAATCAAATTTTGACTTAGAAGAAAAGGTGAAAGAAAGGACCTTCACTTTAAATCGTACTCTCAATGCAATGAAACGAGACCTATTCGTTGCTAAAAAAATCCAAGAGAATTCTTTGGCTATTGATTCCAATCTTATCAAACAATTAAATTTAGTGTATCGTTATCTTCCTGTATCGGAAGTGGGTGGTGATTTTTTTGACTTAAGCCTACTAAAAGAATCAAAGTATAGAATATTAATCTCTGACGCCACGGGGCATGGGGTTCATGCAGCAATGATCACAATGGCAATCAAAGGATTGTATGACCCTATCAAAAACTTTGAATTACCACCTGCTAAAATTTTGGAGATTTTTAATGAAGAGTTTATGGATAACTTTGTTTCTTTGAATAGCCTTTTGACGGCAATGATCCTCGATATCGATTTAATAGAAAAAAAAATCCAATACGCCTCTGCAGGACATCCTTCGGCAGTGTTGCTAAAGAAAGAAAAAATCGAACTTCTTTCGAAAACGGGTAGGATGATAGGGCTTAAAAAACAAACCAGATACGAACAATCCGAAATTACTTTTGAGAAGGGAGATCGACTTTTTGTCTTTACCGATGGAGTTTTTGAGGCTTTCAACGCAAAAGAAGAAGAATTTGGCGAAGAATCTCTTTACCACCTCTTTCAATCCACTCGTATGCAAAGTCTGGATGAGGTGGTCGTCCATCTCCTAAAAACACTACAAAATTTCCTAAACGGTCAGGATCGTCAGGACGACTTGACCATCCTCGGACTGGATTTATAA
- a CDS encoding alkene reductase, giving the protein MKSLFSEAKLGNLTLKNKVVMAPMTRSRSIGNVPGEIVATYYEQRAEAGLIVTEGTSPSPNGLGYARIPGIFSEEQTKAWKKVTDKVHAKGSKIFVQLMHTGRIGHELNLPKGAKVLGPSAIPAKGQMWTDVEGMKENAVPKEMSKAELKETIEEFVFASQNAIKAGFDGVELHAANGYLLEQFLHPSSNKRTDEYGGSIENRIRFILEVAKAVSTTIGKEKTAIRLSPYGAFNDLFPFPETHDEYSLLAEKLNEIGIVYIHLVDHSSMGAPKVEPETVQNIRKAFKGTLILSGGYDAERAEKDLSSGLADLVAFGKPFLANPDLVTRFQKNIPLVSFDQTTLYTADEKGYIDYPIAS; this is encoded by the coding sequence GTGAAATCATTATTTTCAGAAGCGAAGTTAGGAAACCTTACCTTAAAGAATAAAGTAGTGATGGCCCCCATGACCCGTTCCCGTTCCATCGGAAACGTGCCAGGAGAAATCGTCGCAACTTATTATGAACAAAGAGCTGAAGCTGGACTCATCGTGACAGAAGGAACTTCTCCCTCTCCGAATGGTCTTGGTTATGCGAGAATTCCTGGAATTTTTTCAGAAGAACAAACCAAAGCCTGGAAAAAAGTCACAGACAAAGTGCATGCAAAAGGAAGTAAAATTTTTGTTCAACTTATGCATACAGGTCGTATTGGACATGAATTGAATTTACCGAAAGGTGCTAAAGTTTTGGGGCCATCGGCAATCCCTGCTAAAGGACAAATGTGGACTGATGTAGAAGGAATGAAAGAAAATGCGGTGCCGAAAGAAATGTCAAAAGCTGAATTAAAAGAAACTATCGAAGAATTTGTTTTTGCATCTCAAAATGCAATCAAAGCCGGCTTTGATGGAGTTGAATTACATGCAGCTAATGGCTACTTATTAGAACAATTTTTGCACCCATCTTCAAACAAACGCACAGACGAATATGGTGGTTCCATTGAAAACCGAATTCGATTTATTTTAGAGGTGGCAAAGGCAGTTAGTACCACTATCGGCAAAGAGAAAACGGCCATTCGTTTATCTCCATATGGTGCCTTTAACGATCTTTTCCCATTTCCTGAAACTCATGACGAATATTCATTGTTAGCTGAAAAGTTAAATGAAATTGGAATTGTATATATCCATTTAGTGGATCATTCTTCTATGGGTGCTCCCAAGGTAGAGCCAGAAACAGTTCAGAACATAAGAAAAGCATTCAAAGGAACACTCATCCTTAGCGGTGGTTATGATGCAGAACGAGCAGAAAAAGATTTATCTTCTGGTCTTGCGGACTTAGTTGCGTTTGGAAAACCATTCTTAGCTAATCCTGATTTAGTCACCCGGTTCCAAAAAAACATTCCTTTGGTTTCTTTTGATCAAACCACTTTGTATACAGCTGATGAAAAAGGTTATATCGACTATCCAATAGCAAGCTAA
- a CDS encoding beta-class carbonic anhydrase → MSNILIQQETSKVHKEVLGANEKYASEFGKKGELALPPARSFTILTCMDARLDPAKYAGLAEGDAHVIRNAGGRASDDAIRSLVISYKLLGTKEFFVIHHSDCGMQLFTDPIIRNLLSKSLKTATIDSNGWRNLEESGGSEEAKFIPFLTFENLEQSVIDDVKRIRNHPLIPKDIPVYGYYYDVKTGKLVEVKEASKIGRAS, encoded by the coding sequence ATGTCGAACATACTCATCCAACAAGAAACAAGCAAAGTCCATAAAGAAGTCCTCGGTGCGAATGAAAAATACGCATCTGAATTTGGGAAAAAGGGAGAATTGGCCCTTCCTCCTGCAAGAAGTTTTACCATCCTCACCTGTATGGATGCAAGACTGGATCCAGCTAAATATGCAGGACTAGCCGAAGGGGATGCCCATGTGATCCGAAATGCTGGCGGACGTGCAAGTGATGATGCCATTCGATCTCTGGTCATTTCCTATAAATTGTTAGGGACCAAAGAATTCTTTGTCATCCACCACTCAGATTGCGGAATGCAACTTTTTACAGATCCCATCATACGGAACCTCCTTTCTAAAAGTTTGAAAACAGCGACCATTGATTCGAATGGATGGCGCAATTTAGAAGAATCTGGTGGCTCTGAAGAAGCGAAATTCATTCCTTTTTTGACATTTGAAAATTTGGAACAAAGTGTCATTGATGATGTCAAACGAATTCGAAACCATCCTTTGATTCCCAAAGACATTCCGGTTTATGGATATTATTACGATGTTAAAACAGGAAAGTTAGTCGAAGTGAAAGAAGCTTCGAAGATTGGAAGAGCATCGTAA
- a CDS encoding ArsR/SmtB family transcription factor yields MVKLQDSEETLNATFQALADPTRRKILMQLVSGEATVLELAEPFQMSLPGISKHLKVLEKAGLIEKGKAAQFRPCRLKVEALQEANQWLEQYKKLWEERLDRLDAYLTELQKSKGNY; encoded by the coding sequence ATGGTTAAATTGCAAGATTCGGAAGAAACTCTCAATGCAACGTTCCAAGCATTAGCAGATCCAACTCGTAGAAAGATACTGATGCAACTTGTATCTGGTGAAGCAACAGTTCTCGAATTGGCCGAACCATTTCAAATGAGTCTCCCTGGGATTTCCAAACATCTAAAGGTTTTGGAAAAAGCCGGACTTATTGAAAAAGGGAAGGCCGCACAGTTTCGACCTTGTCGTTTAAAAGTGGAAGCGCTTCAGGAAGCCAATCAATGGCTAGAACAATATAAAAAATTATGGGAAGAGCGATTGGATCGTTTGGATGCATATTTAACCGAATTACAAAAATCGAAAGGAAATTATTAA